Genomic DNA from Lutibacter sp. A80:
TAGCCCATATTACGAGTACTTAAATTTGCATTCTGAGCAGCTTCTACTTTTCCGCTAGCAGTTATAAAGTTTCCAACTTCAGAAGAAGGAGTACTTATTGTTACATCAACTGCAACTCTGTTGTCAACAACTTTTGCTTTATCGTCTCCACAACTCGTTATTATTGTTAAAGTAATAACTGTTAGTATTTTAAATATATTTTTCATTATGGTAGTATTTTAAGTGTAGTGATTTTAGTTAGTTTATTTTGTTAAAAAGTTTACATATGTTTTTGTAAAATTGTAATTAAAAACAGCTTGTAAATATTCTAATTGTTTTTGTAAATATTTTGTTTCAGAAATTAATACGTCTGAAGTTTTTTCCAATCCTTGCTCGTATCTATTTGTTCTAATTCTTAATGCTTCTTTAGATTGCTCAACCGCTAAACTTGTTAAATTCATACTATTTTCAGCATCTTTTAACTGACGTTTTGCTTTGTTAAATTCTAACTGACTTTTGTTTTTATATTGCTCTAAACTAATTTCAGCCTTATCTAATTCTGCTTTACTTTTTTGAGTTTTTCCAATACGTTTAAAACCTTCAAAAACATTCCACGATAACTGAGCTCCAACTAAATAACCATTGGCATTTGCATTAAAAATTTTATCATCATACAATTCATAACTTCCAAAAGCATTTAAGCTAGGCAAATAAGACATTTTATTGGCCTTATACATATTTGTATAAGCTTCTGTACTTTTTTCCATAGCTTCTATATCTGCTCTATTTTCTGAAAGTTGCTGGTTATAAACTTCTAAATTTAATGCTGCAGTTAACTCTGTAGATGGTTTTAATGTTGTTTCATTAGTTTCACCTACTAAAAACAATAAATAATCTGAAGCATTTTTAACTCCGCTTTTTGCAGTTAATAATTGATTTTCTACTTCAGTAACATGAACTTCAACTGAAAGAATATCCGATTGTTGCAAATAACCTTGCTTTAAACTATTTTCTGCAATTTTCTTATTTTCTAGCGCTGCTACTTTCGCTTTCTCTAAAACCTCAACCGCTTTATATGCAACTTGTAACTGCATATACGCTTTGGTTACTTCTAACTTTACAGCATCTATAGTTCTAGTGGTTTGCAATTCAAAAGCATTCATTTTAGCTTTTGCTGCTTTACGCATATAAATACCATCGGCATTAAAAATTGGTTGTTGAATTTCAATTTTAGTTGTAAAATTTTGAATCGCATCTGGATCGTTTAAAAGTGCAGGATTAAAATCTTCTTGTGTTAAAATTTCCTGATTTAATTTTGAACCAAATGCCATTAAAGGATTATTAGTTGAAATACCCGTATGTGAAATTGAAATATTAGGTAATAAAATTGAATTTGTTTGATTGTAATCTGCCTTTGCTGCATTAAAATTCTCTTCAGAAATTTTTACAGTATGGTTATTACTTTCAACTTTTTCTAACATTTCATCTAAAGAAACGGAAGTTTCTTGTTGGGCATTACCTATTAATATATTGAATAGAAATAATGAAATGAATAAAATAAATGTACCTCGCATCTTAATTGCTTTTTTTGTTTAGTGCAAATGTAATTGAGGTGAATTGAGCAAGCAGTAATAAACATTACAAACATCTGTAACAATTATTACTTAAAGATTAAAAGTTTATTGTTTTAGAGTCTTTTAAAAGGGATAATAACTAACAAGTAAAGGATATTTCTTTAAAACAAATACAAAAGATAAAACTAGAAAAAAGTATTTATAAATATTAAGATTTTTTTATACGAGGAAGCTTAATTTTTACATCGTTACCAGAAATTATGGTAGCCAACAATTGCGTTTGAGGAAATTGTTCAAAAATAATTTTTAAAAATACTGTTATTGGTATAGACATAATTAAACCTGGAACTCCCCAAATATATCCCCAAAGCATTAACATTACTAAAATTGTAATAATATTTATTGAAAAAGATCTTCCCATAAATATTGGCTCTAAAATACTTCCAAAAACTACTTGTACCAATGTTATAGTTATTATAAAAAACAACAATGTACTTGTAGGGTCCAATTCTACAAAAGCAAAAAGTGCCAATAAAATTACAGATACAACAGAACCTATCATTTGAATAAAATTTATAAGAAAGGCAAATAACCCCCAAAAAATAGGAAAACTAACATCGAAAAAATAACAGGCCAAACCAAAACCAAGACCTGTAAGCGCACTAACTAAAAACTTTACCTTAACAAATTTTATTAAGTCTTTTTCAATTTTCATAAACGTTTTTACTGATGCAAATTTTTGTTTTAAAATAGTATCATTTAAAAACTTTTGAAAATTAATAGATTCTGCTAACCATAAAACAACAAAAAAGGCAGTCATTAATGTCATAGAAACTGTATTTCCTATAAAATCAAACGTAGAGCCAAAGTTACTTGAAATAGTATCGCTATTAATAAAATGACTTATAAGGTTGCCATCATCAAAATAATTAATCCCTAAAAAATCTTCAAAAGATTGTGCTAACAAATTAATTTTTGTTGCCGCTTTTTCAAAAAACAGACTGTCTGTGGCTAATATTTCTCTACTAGTTATTTTTATTAGCTCTCCTCCTATTTTAAAAATACCAACAAAAATTAATAATACTATAAAAATACTTATAAAATTATGGATTTTTCGTTTTGACAACCATCGCATTAATGGTAAGAACAACAATGCAATAAACATTGAAAAAATTAATGGTATAAAAATAAAAGACATTGTTTTTAAAATATAGAATACCAATGGTATTACCAATAAAAGCAATAAAATATTTGTTGTTTTTAAATCTTTCATGTGTTTATATCATTCATTTTTAACGGCTATACCTTTACAATTGTTATTTTTTACAATTTACTTTTAGTATGTTCGTTTTTAATTACTACAAAAGTAGTGACAAAAATCTGCTAATTAAATTTAAAACTTATTAATTAATAGTAAATAATTAATTCTTCTTTCTAATTTTCATATTAAGAGCTTCAACACCTAATGAAAATGCAATAGCAAAATATAAATATCCTTTTGGTATAGCACCCACAGCTTTATTAAAAACTTCTAAATGCGATAAATGTGCTCCTTCTGTAATTAACATAAAACCTATTAAAATTAAAAATGAAAGTGCTAACATTTGAATTGTTGGATTTTTATTTACAAATTCACCCACAGGAGTTGCAAAAATCATCATTATTATTATAGATATAATTACAGCAGTAATCATAATTATTAAAGCTCCTGGAACACCATTTGTCATACCAACAGCTGTTAAAACAGAATCGAAAGAAAACACAATATCAATCATAACTATCTGAAATATAACACTTACAAAAGAACTTTTAACTACACTTTTTATTGTTTTTTCCTCAAGTTCATCATCAACTCCTTCTACTTTATGATGAATTTCTTTTGTGCTTTTATACAATAAAAATATACCTCCTAATATTAAAATTACACTTTGCCCAGTAATACCTCCTTTAAGCCAAGAGAAATCGAAAGTAAAGAATGGTGATTTCATAGAAATTAAATACGATACACCTAACAATAAAAATATTCTAAAAACAAGTGCCAATAAAAGCCCAAGCCTGGTAGCTTTTTTAATTTTATTTTTTGGTAATTTACCTGCGGTTATTGATATAAAAATAATATTATCAATACCTAAAACAATTTCTAAAAAAGTTAAAGTCAGCAGAGCAATCCAAGTATCTGCTTGTAAAAATATTTCCATGATTTATTCTAATATTTTAAAAATCTCACCTTTTTGAACATAATTAGAACGACCTATTACAGCTTCAAACTCGTATGAGTCATCTTCAATACTTGTTATTTTAACATGAATAGGATCTTCGTCAATAGCTGTTCTTGGATGTAACATTTTTAGCGTATAATTAAAATTATTTTTCCAAGAAATGGACAAAGTATCTATTCTATTTTCATACTTTTCAATTTGTATAGAATCTTGCCTTATAATAATTGTTTTTTCATACCCCTTACTTGCTGGAATTTCAAAAGTACCAGACTTAAAACGATCTGCACTTAATGGTGTAGTATTACAACTAACTATGGCTATTAAAAATATTAATAATGCAATCTTTTTCATATACTTATTTTTTAGATTCCGGTATAATTACTAGGTGTTATGGCTTTTAATTCTATTTTTATTTCGTTAGAAACTTCTAAACTATCAATAAAATCTGCCATAGATTTTTGAGTAATCTTTTCGTTTGTTCTTGTTAAACCTTTTAAAGCTTCATACGGATTTGGGTATGCTTCTCTTCTTAATATTGTTTGAATTGCTTCTGCAACAACAGCCCAATGATTTTCTAAATCTTGTGCAAATTTTTCTTTATTAATTAATAACTTGTTCAATCCTTTTAACGTAGAAGTGAAGGCAATAATTGTATGAGCAAATGGAACTCCTACATTTCTTAAAACTGTAGAATCTGTTAAATCGCGTTGTAAACGAGAAATAGGAAGTTTTGCAGATAAATGTTCAAAAAGTGCATTTGCAATTCCTAAGTTACCTTCAGAATTTTCAAAATCTATAGGATTTACTTTATGAGGCATTGCCGATGAACCTACTTCGCCTTTTTTAATTTTTTGTTTAAAATAATCCATAGAAATATATGTCCAAATATCTCTATTAAAATCAATTAAAATAGTATTAATACGCTTTTGAGCATCAAAAATACCTGCAATATGATCGTAATGTTCTATTTGTGTAGTTGGAAAAGAATGGTGTAACCCCAAAACTTTTTCAACAAAATGAGTACCAAATGCTTTCCAATCTATTGTTGGATAAGCAACTTTATGTGCGTTATAATTACCTGTTGCTCCTCCAAATTTAGCTGCATAAGGCACATTTTGTAATTGTTTTATTTGTTGCTCTATACGTTCTACAAATACTAGTATTTCTTTTCCTAAACGTGTAGGTGAAGCTGGTTGACCGTGTGTGCGTGCTAACATTGGTACATCTTCCCAAGCTACTGCTAATTGTCTTAATTTTTCTAAAAGAGTTGCAAGTTCTGGGTAGTAAACTACATCAAATGCATCATTAATTGATAATGGAGTAGCTGTATTATTAATATCTTGCGATGTTAATCCAAAATGTATAAACTCTTTATATTTATGAAGGTTTAACGCATCAAATTTCTCTTTAATAAAATATTCTACAGCTTTTACATCGTGATTTGTTACACTCTCAATATCTTTAATTTTTTGAGCATCTTCACTAGTAAAATCAATATAAACACTTCTTAATTTATCAAAAAGTTCAGTATCAAAATCAACTAATTGAGGCAATGGTATTTCACATAATGCAATAAAATACTCAATTTCTACTTTAACCCTATATTTTATTAGTGCTTCTTCAGAAAAAAAAGCTGCTAAATTTTCTACTTTATTTCTATATCTTCCATCTATTGGAGATATTGCGTTTAAACTTGTTAATGCCATCTTTTAGTTTTGTGTTGAAAAATGCAAAATTAATGAAATAAAGCTACAATTTGAAATTTTATTGCTTGTTTATCAAGCCCAGAGTAATCTTTCCTCTTGCTTTATATGCTGCGCTTTCTTTTGCTATGTTTTGCTCCAAAATTAACTTTAATTCGCTGTGTACCCAATCAGAATTCTTACCCAATAAAAATAAAGTTGTCATTGTATAAGCTTTTATAGCAACTTTATGTTGGCTAATCATCCAATCGAAACCAGTCTCAATAATTCTATCAACCTGTTTTTTTGTGAGCACTTCTTTAACAATTGAATTATTTTTAGAAGTGTAAGCTTTTGCTATAAACCCATATATTTTAGCTGCTGGACGTACGGCGCTTCCAAAATAAAGTTTTCCAATATTTAATGTAAATTCTTCTAAATACGGAGCTATCCAATCTAATTTTTCGGTAAGCACATATTCTAAAACCCAAGCTGCTTTAACCGATAATTTATTATCTACTTCAAAAACAATTTCTATTAAGAATTTAAGTAATTCGGGATTTTCTAAAACTAAATTACTTACTTGTAACCTATTTACTCTTAAAGCTGGTCCTAAATTATTTAACTGTTGTAATAAAAAGTTTTTTGTCAAATTAAATTATTTATAAATTTTAAACTTACCTATAACTGGTTATTTTTCAGATTCTTTATCTTTATTTTTTGGCGACAATTTATATAATAAATACACAAATCCAACGATTATATGTAATAATACCAACGCTACTATTGTATAAAACCAAAAGTTTGAAATTGCCATAATTTAGTTTTGTTGTTAAATTTATAAAAAGAAAACAATATCTTTATTCTTTAAATCTAAAAAATAATGAAAAAAACACTCTTAATAATTTTTATAATTGTCATTGTAATTCAATTTATAAGGCCTAAAAAAAATATTTCTAATGAAGTAATAAATGATATTACTACTGTAATTACGGTTCCAGAAAATGTGCAAGAAATAATAAAAACCTCGTGTGCAGATTGTCATTCAAACACTACAGAATACCCTTGGTATAGTGAAATTGCTCCTATTTCTTGGTATTTAGCGTCGCATGTTAATGATGGTAAAAACCATTTAAATTTTTCTGAATGGGCTACTTACAACAACAATCAGAAAGAGCATATTATTAAAGATTTAAAAAAAGAATTGAAATCTAGAAAAATGCCCTTAAATAGTTATTTATGGATACATAAAGATGCTGTAGTTTCTGCAGAACAATATAAAATACTTTTAGATTGGGTAAATACACTTAAAGCAGAATAAAATAATGAGAGTTAAAGTATATTACGTTTTAATAACCTGCTTATTTTTTCTTTTTAACGTTTCTACTAATGCTCAAGAAAAAATAAATAAATTCGATTTAAACGGAAAAAGAGATGGTATTTGGAAAAAATATTATCCTAATAACAACATCAGATACCAAGGAACTTTTAAAGCTGGTAAAGAAATAGGTGTTTTTAAATATTACGACATTACAGGTGCTACACACCCTATAATTATTAAAACATTTAAACCTAATAGTGCTATTGCTTCTGTTAGTTTTTATAATATAAAAGGTATTTTAGAAAGTACAGGTACTATGGAGGGCAAAAGTAGAATTGGTACTTGGCGCTATTATTACCCTGATGGAAAAACATTAATGATTGAAGAAAATTATAAAAATAATGTACTAGACGGCCTATACAAAAGCTATTATAAAAATGGAAAAACCAACGAAATTCTCAATTACTCTTCAGGAAAATTAAATGGAAATATAAAACGCTATTCAGATAGTGGTATTTTATTAGACGATTTAAATTATATTGATGGAAAGCTTAATGGTATTGCTAAATATTATACTATAAATGGAGAATTACTTTCTAAAGGACACTATAAAGATGATGAAAAAATTGGTGAATGGGTAATTAATAAATAGGAAACATCAGAAAATTAGAATAATTTAAAGCAATAATTCTATATTGCACAAAATTTAAAATAAATTTTCAGTTAATAAAACAATAATTAATTAAAACTTTTAACATTGGATATCTCAAAAATTTTTTCAAATAACAAAAAGTGGATTGCTAAAAGACTTAAACATGACGAAGATTATTTTACAAATTTAGCAAAAGGTCAAAGTCCTGAAATTTTATACATCGGTTGCTCAGACAGCAGAGTAACTGCAGAAGATCTAATGGGAATGCGTCCTGGTGAAGTTTTTGTTCACAGAAACATAGCAAATATGGTTCCTAACACAGATTTAAGTGCAATGTCTGTAATAAATTATGCCGTTAGCCATTTAAAAGTAAAACACGTTGTAGTTTGTGGGCATTATTCTTGTGGAGGTGTTAAAGCTGCTATGCAATCTGAAGATTTAGGAATTTTAAATCCGTGGTTAAGAAACATTAGAGATGTTTATAGATTACACCAAACAGAATTGGATTTAATTACAGATGAAACTGAAAAATACAATAGATTGGTTGAATTAAATGTTCAAGAGCAATGTGTTAATGTTTTAAAAACTGCTGATATTCAAAAAGCAATTTTAGAAAATCGTGTTACCGTACATGGTTGGGTGTGGGATATACATTCAGGTAAATTAGTAGATTTAGAAATTGATTTCGACAAAATATTAAAAGATATTAGAGGTATTTACCACCTTTCAATTGAAAAAAATAGTTAATTATTTTTAATTTCTAAAAATAAAAAAGCTGTTTAAAAATTAAAAAATCATCAGGAAAAGATTCTGAAACAAGTCTAGAATGACGATTTTTTAAAGATTTTTAAACAGCTTTTTTTGTATAATTATATTTCCCTAAACAAAAAACTGAACAATAAATAACACAGCTATAACAATCATAATAGGTGTTATTTCTTTATATTTTCCTGTAAGTAATTTTAATAAAACATAAGACAACATTCCAAATACTATACCTTCAGCAATACTATATGTTAAAGGCATCATAATAATTGTAAAAAATGCTGGAATTGCTTCTGTAAAATCTTTTAAATCAATTTTCATTATTGGAGAAATCATAAACAACCCAACAATTATTAAAGCTGGAGCCGTTGCTGCGTCTG
This window encodes:
- a CDS encoding TolC family protein, producing the protein MRGTFILFISLFLFNILIGNAQQETSVSLDEMLEKVESNNHTVKISEENFNAAKADYNQTNSILLPNISISHTGISTNNPLMAFGSKLNQEILTQEDFNPALLNDPDAIQNFTTKIEIQQPIFNADGIYMRKAAKAKMNAFELQTTRTIDAVKLEVTKAYMQLQVAYKAVEVLEKAKVAALENKKIAENSLKQGYLQQSDILSVEVHVTEVENQLLTAKSGVKNASDYLLFLVGETNETTLKPSTELTAALNLEVYNQQLSENRADIEAMEKSTEAYTNMYKANKMSYLPSLNAFGSYELYDDKIFNANANGYLVGAQLSWNVFEGFKRIGKTQKSKAELDKAEISLEQYKNKSQLEFNKAKRQLKDAENSMNLTSLAVEQSKEALRIRTNRYEQGLEKTSDVLISETKYLQKQLEYLQAVFNYNFTKTYVNFLTK
- a CDS encoding AI-2E family transporter, which encodes MKDLKTTNILLLLLVIPLVFYILKTMSFIFIPLIFSMFIALLFLPLMRWLSKRKIHNFISIFIVLLIFVGIFKIGGELIKITSREILATDSLFFEKAATKINLLAQSFEDFLGINYFDDGNLISHFINSDTISSNFGSTFDFIGNTVSMTLMTAFFVVLWLAESINFQKFLNDTILKQKFASVKTFMKIEKDLIKFVKVKFLVSALTGLGFGLACYFFDVSFPIFWGLFAFLINFIQMIGSVVSVILLALFAFVELDPTSTLLFFIITITLVQVVFGSILEPIFMGRSFSINIITILVMLMLWGYIWGVPGLIMSIPITVFLKIIFEQFPQTQLLATIISGNDVKIKLPRIKKS
- a CDS encoding TerC family protein, whose product is MEIFLQADTWIALLTLTFLEIVLGIDNIIFISITAGKLPKNKIKKATRLGLLLALVFRIFLLLGVSYLISMKSPFFTFDFSWLKGGITGQSVILILGGIFLLYKSTKEIHHKVEGVDDELEEKTIKSVVKSSFVSVIFQIVMIDIVFSFDSVLTAVGMTNGVPGALIIMITAVIISIIIMMIFATPVGEFVNKNPTIQMLALSFLILIGFMLITEGAHLSHLEVFNKAVGAIPKGYLYFAIAFSLGVEALNMKIRKKN
- the purB gene encoding adenylosuccinate lyase — translated: MALTSLNAISPIDGRYRNKVENLAAFFSEEALIKYRVKVEIEYFIALCEIPLPQLVDFDTELFDKLRSVYIDFTSEDAQKIKDIESVTNHDVKAVEYFIKEKFDALNLHKYKEFIHFGLTSQDINNTATPLSINDAFDVVYYPELATLLEKLRQLAVAWEDVPMLARTHGQPASPTRLGKEILVFVERIEQQIKQLQNVPYAAKFGGATGNYNAHKVAYPTIDWKAFGTHFVEKVLGLHHSFPTTQIEHYDHIAGIFDAQKRINTILIDFNRDIWTYISMDYFKQKIKKGEVGSSAMPHKVNPIDFENSEGNLGIANALFEHLSAKLPISRLQRDLTDSTVLRNVGVPFAHTIIAFTSTLKGLNKLLINKEKFAQDLENHWAVVAEAIQTILRREAYPNPYEALKGLTRTNEKITQKSMADFIDSLEVSNEIKIELKAITPSNYTGI
- a CDS encoding adenylosuccinate lyase; protein product: MTKNFLLQQLNNLGPALRVNRLQVSNLVLENPELLKFLIEIVFEVDNKLSVKAAWVLEYVLTEKLDWIAPYLEEFTLNIGKLYFGSAVRPAAKIYGFIAKAYTSKNNSIVKEVLTKKQVDRIIETGFDWMISQHKVAIKAYTMTTLFLLGKNSDWVHSELKLILEQNIAKESAAYKARGKITLGLINKQ
- a CDS encoding heme-binding domain-containing protein translates to MKKTLLIIFIIVIVIQFIRPKKNISNEVINDITTVITVPENVQEIIKTSCADCHSNTTEYPWYSEIAPISWYLASHVNDGKNHLNFSEWATYNNNQKEHIIKDLKKELKSRKMPLNSYLWIHKDAVVSAEQYKILLDWVNTLKAE
- a CDS encoding toxin-antitoxin system YwqK family antitoxin — encoded protein: MRVKVYYVLITCLFFLFNVSTNAQEKINKFDLNGKRDGIWKKYYPNNNIRYQGTFKAGKEIGVFKYYDITGATHPIIIKTFKPNSAIASVSFYNIKGILESTGTMEGKSRIGTWRYYYPDGKTLMIEENYKNNVLDGLYKSYYKNGKTNEILNYSSGKLNGNIKRYSDSGILLDDLNYIDGKLNGIAKYYTINGELLSKGHYKDDEKIGEWVINK
- a CDS encoding carbonic anhydrase translates to MDISKIFSNNKKWIAKRLKHDEDYFTNLAKGQSPEILYIGCSDSRVTAEDLMGMRPGEVFVHRNIANMVPNTDLSAMSVINYAVSHLKVKHVVVCGHYSCGGVKAAMQSEDLGILNPWLRNIRDVYRLHQTELDLITDETEKYNRLVELNVQEQCVNVLKTADIQKAILENRVTVHGWVWDIHSGKLVDLEIDFDKILKDIRGIYHLSIEKNS